A region of Gracilinanus agilis isolate LMUSP501 chromosome 3, AgileGrace, whole genome shotgun sequence DNA encodes the following proteins:
- the LOC123241857 gene encoding V-type proton ATPase 16 kDa proteolipid subunit-like encodes MRPELTMKSIIPIFMVGFLAIYGLVMVALIVNSLTPGIMLFKTFHQLGSGLNIELSRMEDGFATDFIGDAGVLETVQQPKLFVGINLILMFPEMVGFYGLIVAYILSTMFILLPTFLSLLHLTHPYSNRV; translated from the coding sequence ATGAGACCTGAGCTGACCATGAAATCAATAATTCCCATCTTCATGGTTGGTTTCCTTGCTATTTATGGTCTGGTCATGGTAGCTCTCATTGTCAATTCTCTGACACCAGGAATTATGCTGTTTAAGACCTTCCATCAGCTGGGATCAGGCCTCAACATTGAACTGAGCAGGATGGAAGATGGATTTGCTACTGATTTTATAGGTGATGCTGGTGTTCTGGAGACAGTGCAGCAGCCCAAACTATTTGTGGGGATAAACCTGATTCTGATGTTCCCTGAGATGGTTGGCTTCTATGGCTTGATTGTGGCCTACATTCTCTCTACAATGTTTATCCTCTTACCTACCTTTCTCTCACTTCTCCACCTCACTCACCCCTATAGCAACAGAGTATGA